Proteins found in one Ovis canadensis isolate MfBH-ARS-UI-01 breed Bighorn chromosome 20, ARS-UI_OviCan_v2, whole genome shotgun sequence genomic segment:
- the LOC138425451 gene encoding HLA class II histocompatibility antigen, DO beta chain isoform X1 produces the protein MSPIWVPWVVAFSSTVLRLDASMTQGRDSPEDFVTQAKADCYFTNGTEKVRFVVRFIFNLEEYARFDSDLGMFVALTELGKPDAELWNNRPDILARSRASVDMLCRRNYKLGAPFTVGRRVQPEVTVYPEKTPALQHRNLLLCLVTGFYPGDIKVTWFRNGQEQREGVMPTGLIRNGDWTFQTTVMLPMTPELGEVYTCLVDHPSLPSPVSVDWRAQSEYSWRKMLSGAAAFLVGLVFFLVGIAIHIRARKGRVETPLLGNEVPRAVLPPQPH, from the exons ATGAGTCCGATCTGGGTTCCCTGGGTGGTGGCCTTCTCATCCACGGTTCTCAGGCTGGATGCTTCTATGACTCAAGgcagagattctccag aagATTTTGTGACCCAGGCAAAGGCTGACTGTTACTTCACCAATGGGACAGAAAAAGTGCGGTTTGTGGTCAGATTCATCTTCAACCTGGAGGAGTATGCACGTTTCGACAGCGACTTGGGAATGTTTGTGGCCTTGACGGAGCTGGGGAAGCCCGATGCTGAGCTGTGGAACAATCGGCCGGATATTCTGGCGAGGAGTAGAGCCTCTGTGGACATGCTTTGCAGACGCAACTACAAGCTGGGTGCACCCTTCACCGTGGGGAGGAGAG tGCAACCAGAGGTGACAGTGTATCCGGAGAagaccccagccctgcagcaccGCAATCTGCTGCTTTGCTTGGTGACAGGTTTCTACCCAGGGGACATCAAGGTCACCTGGTTCCGGAATGGGCAGGAACAAAGAGAGGGGGTCATGCCCACCGGCCTCATCAGGAATGGAGACTGGACCTTTCAGACGACGGTGATGCTGCCCATGACGCCTGAGCTTGGAGAGGTCTACACCTGCCTTGTTGACCATCCCAGCTTGCCGAGCCCTGTTTCTGTGGACTGGA GAGCTCAGTCTGAATATTCTTGGAGAAAGATGCTGAGTGGAGCTGCAGCCTTCCTGGTCGGGCTAGTCTTCTTTCTGGTGGGAATTGCCATCCACATCAGGGCCCGGAAAG gACGTGTGGAGACTCCGTTGCTTGGCAATGAG GTCCCAAGAGCAGTGCTCCCACCACAGCCGCACTAG
- the LOC138425451 gene encoding HLA class II histocompatibility antigen, DO beta chain isoform X2 — MSPIWVPWVVAFSSTVLRLDASMTQGRDSPDFVTQAKADCYFTNGTEKVRFVVRFIFNLEEYARFDSDLGMFVALTELGKPDAELWNNRPDILARSRASVDMLCRRNYKLGAPFTVGRRVQPEVTVYPEKTPALQHRNLLLCLVTGFYPGDIKVTWFRNGQEQREGVMPTGLIRNGDWTFQTTVMLPMTPELGEVYTCLVDHPSLPSPVSVDWRAQSEYSWRKMLSGAAAFLVGLVFFLVGIAIHIRARKGRVETPLLGNEVPRAVLPPQPH, encoded by the exons ATGAGTCCGATCTGGGTTCCCTGGGTGGTGGCCTTCTCATCCACGGTTCTCAGGCTGGATGCTTCTATGACTCAAGgcagagattctccag ATTTTGTGACCCAGGCAAAGGCTGACTGTTACTTCACCAATGGGACAGAAAAAGTGCGGTTTGTGGTCAGATTCATCTTCAACCTGGAGGAGTATGCACGTTTCGACAGCGACTTGGGAATGTTTGTGGCCTTGACGGAGCTGGGGAAGCCCGATGCTGAGCTGTGGAACAATCGGCCGGATATTCTGGCGAGGAGTAGAGCCTCTGTGGACATGCTTTGCAGACGCAACTACAAGCTGGGTGCACCCTTCACCGTGGGGAGGAGAG tGCAACCAGAGGTGACAGTGTATCCGGAGAagaccccagccctgcagcaccGCAATCTGCTGCTTTGCTTGGTGACAGGTTTCTACCCAGGGGACATCAAGGTCACCTGGTTCCGGAATGGGCAGGAACAAAGAGAGGGGGTCATGCCCACCGGCCTCATCAGGAATGGAGACTGGACCTTTCAGACGACGGTGATGCTGCCCATGACGCCTGAGCTTGGAGAGGTCTACACCTGCCTTGTTGACCATCCCAGCTTGCCGAGCCCTGTTTCTGTGGACTGGA GAGCTCAGTCTGAATATTCTTGGAGAAAGATGCTGAGTGGAGCTGCAGCCTTCCTGGTCGGGCTAGTCTTCTTTCTGGTGGGAATTGCCATCCACATCAGGGCCCGGAAAG gACGTGTGGAGACTCCGTTGCTTGGCAATGAG GTCCCAAGAGCAGTGCTCCCACCACAGCCGCACTAG